In a single window of the Acyrthosiphon pisum isolate AL4f chromosome X, pea_aphid_22Mar2018_4r6ur, whole genome shotgun sequence genome:
- the LOC107885104 gene encoding uncharacterized protein LOC107885104 isoform X1 produces the protein MTYHQRNSSPNFNKIFDKQLLTPEQVQQASILELRADPLLWAAYKRGWDENFSKNQVTHDSNFPDDNDSLGDDNYHQNKNVREDSMNENTFSQQYRLQKTVINTNTNCKSNQTEFMETDN, from the coding sequence ATGACTTACCATCAAAGAAATTCATCTCCAAACTTCAACAAGATATTCGATAAGCAACTACTGACTCCAGAGCAGGTTCAACAAGCGTCCATACTGGAGTTAAGGGCAGACCCATTGCTATGGGCTGCATACAAACGCGGCTGGGATGAAAATTTCTCAAAAAATCAGGTGACCCATGATTCAAACTTTCCAGATGATAATGACAGTTTGGGTGATGATAATTATCACCAGAATAAAAACGTTAGGGAGGATAGTATGAACGAAAATACATTTAGTCAGCAATATCGTCTCCAAAAAACAGTTATTAACACTAATACTAACTGTAAATCAAATCAAACAGAATTTATGGAAACtgataattaa